A stretch of the Macaca mulatta isolate MMU2019108-1 chromosome 14, T2T-MMU8v2.0, whole genome shotgun sequence genome encodes the following:
- the LOC144334389 gene encoding uncharacterized protein LOC144334389, translating into MATTTESCSLLTAKETNAQRGKRLARGHTASEPRREPTASRVRAPPQLPRVWGGALRAEPPPAHVFRGPRTPVRPWLGAGSPSRSNAGVDGSALRPPPAPLSASPGARPRPAAGSVHRGGGPGPSAPCPPLTWPGPAGT; encoded by the coding sequence ATGGCCACAACCACAGAGTCCTGCTCTCTTTTGACAGCTAAGGAAACTAACGCCCAGAGAGGAAAGCGACTcgcccgaggtcacacagcaagtgagcCACGGCGAGAACCCACAGCATCCCGCGTCCGCGCGCCGCCCCAGCTCCCTCGTGTTTGGGGTGGTGCCCTGCGCGCAGAGCCCCCACCAGCGCACGTGTTCCGAGGTCCCCGGACGCCCGTCCGCCCATGGCTTGGGGCCGGCTCCCCATCTCGGTCCAACGCTGGGGTCGATGGCAGTGCGCTGCGCCCCCCTCCTGCACCCCTCTCAGCCAGCCCAGGAGCCCGCCCGCGGCCGGCGGCTGGCAGCGTTCACCGCGGAGGTGGGCCTGGGCCGTCCGCTCCATGCCCGCCGCTTACCTGGCCGGGTCCCGCGGGAACCTGA
- the GVQW3 gene encoding protein GVQW3 isoform X2, which produces MSDRYLEQRISIKFCVKLNKSASETHHLLKEAYGEEVMSRARVFDWHKRFKEGREDVRDDARSGRPVTHRTDDNIQKVKDLVCSNRQLTVRMMAEELNLDKETVRLILKENLNMRKVSAKVISGVLKGEPKPRKLDFQSNLSKETRKKSSCLRKKVTGSETWSYLQGEADGEMPLSVSHPRVHYPASQLLQASSSTSLPPRVAEDWFTPW; this is translated from the coding sequence ATGAGTGACCGCTATTTAGAACAAAGGATCAGTATCAAATTTTGCGTGAAATTGAACAAGTCTGCAAGTGAGACCCACCATCTTTTAAAAGAAGCTTATGGGGAAGAAGTCATGTCAAGGGCCAGAGTTTTTGACTGGCACAAAAGGTTTAAAGAAGGACGGGAAGATGTTCGAGATGATGCCAGAAGTGGGCGTCCGGTCACCCACCGAACAGATGACAATATCCAGAAGGTCAAGGACTTGGTTTGTTCAAACAGGCAGTTAACCGTGAGGATGATGGCCGAAGAGTTAAATTTAGACAAAGAAACTGTTAGGctcattttgaaagaaaacttGAACATGAGGAAGGTTTCTGCAAAAGTTATTTCGGGTGTTTTGAAGGGTGAGCCTAAACCACGAAAACTTGACTTTCAGTCCAATCTTTCAAAGGAAACTAGGAAAAAAAGCTCATGTTTGAGGAAAAAGGTAACAGGTTCTGAAACATGGAGTTATCTCCAGGGTGAGGCTGATGGGGAAATGCCCCTGTCCGTATCCCATCCCAGAGTCCACTACCCTGCCAGCCAGCTTCTGCAGGCCTCATCTTCAACAAGCCTTCCCCCCAGGGTAGCTGAGGATTGGTTCACCCCATGGTGA